In a single window of the Gossypium hirsutum isolate 1008001.06 chromosome D02, Gossypium_hirsutum_v2.1, whole genome shotgun sequence genome:
- the LOC107903957 gene encoding RING finger and transmembrane domain-containing protein 2 has protein sequence MDASGTDSDAYGGASSNSRRHRILSASNIIQAPLSALLEYSGLLRTSRSIHQESDPLIPNPNLENSTSALANNGHVAIRIIGTGDNHESERDASGMVAGQLREVTSQNEVFLGLGTSDGQGGNSRSSELGVAAGQGEGVSHSSSNGSVSADAEAGDGGGGGSGVNNSRDSSYQRYDIQQAARWIEQVLPFSLLLLVVFIRQHLQGFFVTIWIAAVMFKSNDILRKQTALKGERKISVLTGICVAFTLHVIAVYWWYWNDDLLYPLVMLPPKYIPPFWHAIFIIMVNDTLVRQEAMVLKCFLLMYYKNSRGRNYRKQGQMLTLVEYMMLLYRALLPTPVWYRFFLNKDYGSLFSSLMTGLYLTFKLTSVVEKVQSFFAALKALSRKEVHYGAYATSEQVNAAGDLCAICQEKMHAPILLRCKHIFCEDCVSEWFERERTCPLCRALVKPADLRSYGDGSTSLFFQIF, from the exons ATGGATGCTTCAGGTACGGATTCAGATGCTTACGGAGGTGCCTCTTCTAATTCAAGGAGACACAGAATACTATCGGCTTCGAATATAATCCAAGCGCCTCTTTCCGCCTTGTTAGAATACTCAGGTCTTCTTCGTACATCACGTTCTATCCACCAAGAATCCGACCCTCTTATCCCTAATCCGAAcctagaaaattccacttctgcCCTTGCCAACAATGGACATGTTGCTATTAGGATAATTGGGACGGGAGACAACCATGAGAGCGAGAGAGATGCATCTGGTATGGTAGCGGGCCAACTCAGGGAAGTTACTTCTCAGAACGAGGTGTTTCTGGGGTTGGGAACATCTGATGGTCAAGGAGGAAATTCCAGAAGCAGCGAGCTAGGGGTGGCTGCTGGACAAGGAGAAGGTGTTTCCCACTCCTCGTCCAATGGGAGTGTTAGTGCTGATGCAGAAGCTGGGGATGGAGGTGGGGGTGGGTCTGGAGTTAATAATAGCAGAGATTCCTCCTACCAAAGATATGACATTCAGCAGGCTGCTAGGTGGATTGAGCAAGTTCTGCCATTTTCTTTACTTCTCTTGGTTGTTTTTATCCGGCAACATTTGCAAG GTTTCTTTGTTACAATTTGGATTGCTGCTGTAATGTTCAAGTCTAATGACATTTTACGGAAACAAACCGCTTTGAAG GGGGAGAGAAAGATCTCTGTTCTGACTGGAATCTGTGTTGCTTTCACACTCCATGTTATCGCTGTATATTGGTGGTATTGGAATGATGATCTTTTGTATCCATTGGTGATGCTTCCCCCAAAATATATTCCACCTTTCTGGCATGCTATTTTTATTATCATGGTTAATG ATACTTTAGTTCGGCAGGAAGCAATGGTTTTAAAGTGCTTTCTGTTAATGTATTACAAGAACAGCAGAGGCAGAAATTACAGGAAGCAG GGTCAAATGCTGACATTGGTTGAGTACATGATGCTACTTTACCGTGCTTTACTGCCAACTCCAGTTTGGTACCGTTTCTTCTTAAACAAAGACTATGGAAGCCTCTTTTCATCACTAATGACAGGGTTGTACTTAACCTTCAAGCTGACTTCTGTTGTTGAGAAG GTGCAATCCTTCTTTGCTGCATTGAAGGCATTATCTCGTAAAGAGGTACATTATGGTGCTTATGCAACATCGGAGCAG GTGAATGCTGCTGGGGACCTGTGTGCCATCTGCCAAGAGAAGATGCATGCTCCTATACTACTACGTTGTAAACACATCTTTTGTGAAGATTGTGTGTCTGAGTG GTTTGAGAGGGAAAGAACTTGTCCTTTGTGCAGGGCGTTGGTTAAACCTGCAGATCTGAGATCATATGGTGATGGATCTACTAGTTTGTTTTTTCAGATATTCTAA
- the LOC121214888 gene encoding uncharacterized protein — protein sequence MLTATLKMNSVPTCDDDNECTPFFVCLNKPLPLILVSVYNSLNATDLRILKLSILVLFTACLVKASATASRSNGEYKPVGPTEYRLLQPDLGKDDGARRRLAPFQLCLLCKCCSATAASTCTSMPCCFGIDCQLPNKPFGVCAFVPKTCNCNSCAA from the exons ATGTTGACAGCAACTCTGAAAATGAACAGTGTACCAACTTGCGATGATGACAATGAGTGCACCcccttttttgtttgtttgaataAACCGTTGCCTCTTATTCTCGTATCTGTCTATAATTCTCTTAAC GCCACTGATCTTCGTATCCTTAAACTATCAATTCTAGTCCTCTTCACCGCTTGTCTAG TTAAGGCTTCCGCAACAGCATCTAGGAGTAATGGAGAGTATAAACCCGTAGGGCCAACTGAATATCGCCTTCTTCAACCTGATTTAGGCAAGGATGATGGTGCACGGCGAAGGCTTGCCCCTTTCCAGCTGTGCTTGCTGTGCAAGTGTTGCAGCGCCACCGCTGCCTCCACCTGTACTTCAATGCCTTGCTGCTTTGGCATCGATTGCCAGCTTCCCAACAAGCCCTTTGGCGTTTGTGCTTTTGTACCCAAGACTTGCAACTGTAATTCCTGCGCTGCCTAA